The DNA sequence TGTTTGATAATGCAACCCCTGATGCAAAAGAAACAGCATGGTCTTCAGCTATTCCAACATCGATTGTTTGTTTAGGATACTTTAAATATAGATTATGTAAATTTAGTGCATATTGCATACCAGCAGTAATTAAATATACATTTTTATTTTTTTTCAAACACTCATCTATAATTGATGGATAATGGTTACTTCATTTGTCATAATTATTTTTGGTAGGAATTGAATGGTACTTCCCTACTTTATCTTGACTAGCTTCTTCGTGACCATGACCTTTAATAGTTTTAAAATGAATCAAAGTATGTTTATTAGATGTTTTAGCTTTTTTGAAAGCATTACTAATTTCATTTAAATTATGCCCATCTACTGGCCCAATATAGTTAATACCATATGTTAGGCAATAATTTTGATAATTTATGTCATTTGTTCCTAAACTACCAATATTTGGGCCAATTCCTTGAGAATTATCATTTAAAGCTATAATGATAGAATTTTTAATAGAATTTAAATGATTAAAACATTCAGCTATTTGACCTGTTGCAAAAGATTGATCACCAATAACATTAACGATGTATTCATTTTTTTTTAGACAAAAAGCTCAACCTGCTGCAATCGATAAAGAATTACCGGCATTTCCTTGTTCGATAAAATCGTATTTGCTTTCTTTTCTTGATTGGAATCCTTTTAATCCATTAAATTGTTTTAGTGTTTCAAATCTTTTTGCACGACCAGTTAAAATTTTTCATCCATAGGTATTATGCCCAATATCAAATAAAATCTTATCTTTTTCTAAATCAAATTCTTTTATTATTCCATAAGATATTTCTAACGCAGAAAGAGATGAACTTAAATGTCCACCTGTTGTTTCGGTAGTTTTAATGATTAAATCGCGAGTCTGTTGTAAAATAGTTAAATCTTCTAGATGATTTAATTTTTTATAGTCTTTAACGTTTTTAACATTGTTGATTAAAATTTTACTCATGAGTTATGAAAAATAATTCTTTTTTCTGATTATCTTGTCTTCTGATAACTTCTTGGTTTTTATTAAAAAAAACTCGTAAATTTAATTCAATAATTAATCCGACAGTTCCTTCAAACAAATGTCCACCCTTGCAATCATGGTTATTATCAAAATAAGTAACATGTAAATGAGGAGTTATCTTATTAATGCTTTTGTTAATTGTAAAATTACCAATTAATGACGTTACTTCCTGCAATCCTTTATCATCTTTTTTACAAATATATTTACCAAAATCATCCACTAATCCATATTCTATTGAAGAAGTTGCTCCGATTCCTTGGATAGAACCTGATACAACTTGATATTCTTTAGCAAATTCGTTCAAAGTTTCTATAATTTTTTCCCCACTTGGGATTGAAATTATGAAATCGTTCTCCGTTATTTCTTTTACAACAATATTGCTTTTCATAATTATTTTTTCTCCGATGTTAAATGCTTTTTAGTAGAAATTAATTTAAATGTTAATAATAATGATTTAACATCAGCTATTATCATTCCAATACCTAAAATTATTACCAATCCTAATAAAATCCCATTCGTTAAAACAGCATTTGTAGAATTTATTTCTCTACCAATGATTGAAAAAACAATAATAGTTAGGTTGATAGTTAACAGAGACGATGATCATATCATTAGTGATGTGTTTTCAAATTTGTTTTT is a window from the Mycoplasma sp. (ex Biomphalaria glabrata) genome containing:
- a CDS encoding 1-deoxy-D-xylulose-5-phosphate synthase N-terminal domain-containing protein, with translation MSKILINNVKNVKDYKKLNHLEDLTILQQTRDLIIKTTETTGGHLSSSLSALEISYGIIKEFDLEKDKILFDIGHNTYGWKILTGRAKRFETLKQFNGLKGFQSRKESKYDFIEQGNAGNSLSIAAGWAFCLKKNEYIVNVIGDQSFATGQIAECFNHLNSIKNSIIIALNDNSQGIGPNIGSLGTNDINYQNYCLTYGINYIGPVDGHNLNEISNAFKKAKTSNKHTLIHFKTIKGHGHEEASQDKVGKYHSIPTKNNYDKWSNHYPSIIDECLKKNKNVYLITAGMQYALNLHNLYLKYPKQTIDVGIAEDHAVSFASGVALSNNVPVVFVGNCFLRKGYDQIIQDIALMNLHCVFIIDQSGINEGGNVQHGFYDLKMFVGLDNAVIYAPSNSKEFQHCLELGITKKQITVIRINKYYTNDEKQKFDDFIWIRSSSKKIVDNSSKLVISYDKLSNYVINTKKRYDLINLKQIYPLSKKVINIIDSYQEIILLEEYPNLFGLYSVLTTHINQSKIKLIAPNSINIEHGNIDKLFNDNILNKLK
- a CDS encoding PPC domain-containing DNA-binding protein translates to MKSNIVVKEITENDFIISIPSGEKIIETLNEFAKEYQVVSGSIQGIGATSSIEYGLVDDFGKYICKKDDKGLQEVTSLIGNFTINKSINKITPHLHVTYFDNNHDCKGGHLFEGTVGLIIELNLRVFFNKNQEVIRRQDNQKKELFFITHE